One region of Mucilaginibacter sp. 14171R-50 genomic DNA includes:
- a CDS encoding copper homeostasis protein CutC, protein MNREKLPVILEVCSNSVTSAIAAQQGGAVRVELCENLAEGGTTPSYGQILLARKHLHIKLYVLIRPRRGDFLYTDLEYEVMQADIRNCIEAGCDGIVIGILRADGSVDKERCTELVRLARQWGLGVTFHRAFDMCADQFQALEDIIEMGCERILTSGGKSTAMEGANVIAHLIEKAAGRIAIMPGSGITENNVADLVHFTGATEVHSSARVNVNGGMAYKNDHILLMTNSIADEYSLDVTSAERVKEILKRANG, encoded by the coding sequence ATGAACCGCGAAAAGCTCCCTGTAATACTCGAAGTTTGTTCAAATTCTGTAACATCGGCCATTGCCGCGCAGCAAGGCGGTGCGGTGAGGGTTGAATTATGCGAAAACCTGGCCGAGGGAGGCACTACCCCATCGTACGGCCAGATACTATTGGCCCGCAAACACCTGCACATTAAACTTTACGTGCTGATACGCCCGCGGCGGGGCGATTTTCTGTACACCGACCTGGAGTATGAGGTGATGCAGGCCGATATACGCAATTGCATTGAAGCCGGTTGCGACGGTATTGTAATAGGTATACTCCGGGCAGACGGATCAGTAGATAAGGAACGCTGTACCGAACTGGTGCGCCTGGCCAGGCAATGGGGGCTTGGCGTCACTTTTCACCGCGCGTTTGATATGTGCGCCGATCAGTTTCAGGCACTTGAGGATATTATTGAAATGGGCTGCGAGCGAATCCTTACTTCGGGCGGTAAAAGCACCGCCATGGAAGGCGCTAACGTAATTGCCCACCTGATAGAAAAGGCCGCAGGCCGAATCGCTATTATGCCCGGCAGCGGCATAACCGAAAATAACGTAGCCGACCTGGTGCATTTTACCGGCGCTACCGAAGTGCACTCATCAGCCCGTGTAAATGTTAATGGTGGCATGGCTTATAAGAACGATCACATCTTATTAATGACCAATAGCATTGCCGATGAATATAGCCTTGATGTAACCAGCGCCGAGCGGGTAAAGGAGATATTGAAAAGGGCGAACGGGTAA
- a CDS encoding N(4)-(beta-N-acetylglucosaminyl)-L-asparaginase has translation MYNRRKFLQLTAVTASLTAISKYAPAKPFASKAAGRFPIVISTWDFGIVANKEAWKTLSKGGRALDAVEAGVRIPEADMNNHTVGRAGYPDRDGHVTLDACIMDEFGNCGSVAAIENIAHPISVARLVMEKTPHVMLVGDGATQFAVEHGFKKEKLLTPESYKEWKKWLKTAKYSPVLNIENQQHRPGGKYNHDTIGMLAIDAKGNISGACTTSGMAFKLHGRVGDSPIIGAGLFVDNEVGGATSTGVGEEVIRNVGSFLVVELMRQGYSPEDACKEAVNRIIKKKPETAKEIQVGFLAINKKGEYGAYAIQEGFSFAVCDANKQDLLIPGKSFYKDKK, from the coding sequence ATGTATAACCGTCGTAAATTTTTACAGCTAACCGCTGTAACTGCTTCTTTAACAGCTATATCAAAATATGCGCCTGCAAAACCTTTTGCAAGCAAGGCCGCCGGCCGGTTCCCTATCGTGATCTCTACCTGGGATTTTGGCATCGTAGCCAATAAGGAAGCATGGAAAACGCTGTCAAAAGGCGGGCGGGCGTTAGATGCTGTTGAAGCCGGTGTGCGCATACCCGAAGCCGACATGAATAACCATACCGTTGGACGCGCCGGTTACCCCGACCGCGACGGCCACGTTACACTGGATGCCTGCATTATGGATGAGTTTGGCAATTGCGGATCAGTGGCCGCGATAGAAAACATCGCGCACCCCATATCGGTAGCCCGGCTGGTGATGGAAAAAACCCCGCATGTAATGCTGGTTGGCGATGGCGCTACACAGTTTGCCGTTGAACATGGCTTTAAAAAAGAAAAGCTGCTTACCCCCGAATCATATAAAGAATGGAAGAAATGGCTTAAAACAGCCAAATATTCGCCGGTGTTGAACATCGAAAACCAGCAGCACCGCCCGGGTGGCAAATACAACCACGATACCATTGGCATGCTTGCTATTGATGCCAAAGGCAACATCAGCGGTGCCTGTACTACCAGCGGTATGGCCTTTAAGCTGCATGGCCGTGTTGGCGATAGCCCTATCATAGGCGCAGGGCTATTTGTAGATAACGAGGTGGGCGGCGCAACATCAACCGGCGTGGGCGAAGAGGTGATACGCAACGTAGGCAGCTTTTTGGTAGTTGAATTAATGCGCCAGGGCTACTCGCCCGAGGATGCTTGTAAAGAGGCCGTTAACCGCATCATCAAAAAGAAGCCCGAAACCGCCAAAGAGATACAGGTAGGCTTTTTGGCCATTAATAAAAAAGGTGAGTATGGCGCATATGCCATACAGGAAGGTTTTAGCTTTGCCGTATGCGACGCCAATAAACAAGACCTGCTGATACCGGGCAAAAGCTTTTACAAGGATAAAAAGTAG
- a CDS encoding DUF2007 domain-containing protein — translation MTEEPDDRIITLEQYYDPMLAHIMRTKLEDNGIPCFIADDNIISANPIYSNAVGGIKLKIFERDLEKCREILAQTGDLHEQDHFEIDEETHVPVVCPYCGSSNVRYGAATERKAHWLTAFLFLILSAFPLYARKAWHCFNCQRDFD, via the coding sequence ATGACCGAAGAACCGGACGACAGGATCATCACCCTCGAGCAATATTACGACCCCATGCTGGCGCATATTATGCGTACCAAACTGGAAGATAATGGCATCCCCTGTTTTATTGCCGATGATAATATCATATCAGCTAACCCAATATACAGTAACGCGGTTGGGGGTATCAAGCTCAAAATATTTGAGCGCGACCTTGAAAAATGCCGCGAAATTTTAGCGCAAACCGGCGATCTGCACGAGCAGGACCACTTTGAGATAGACGAGGAAACACATGTGCCGGTTGTATGCCCGTATTGCGGGTCGAGCAACGTGCGTTACGGTGCAGCCACGGAACGGAAGGCGCATTGGTTAACAGCATTCTTATTTTTGATACTTTCGGCATTTCCGCTTTACGCGCGTAAGGCCTGGCATTGCTTTAACTGCCAGCGGGACTTTGACTGA
- a CDS encoding YafY family protein, translating to MNRIDRISAILIQLQTRRVVKASDIAARFNISLRTVYRDVRSLEEAGVPIIGEAGVGYSLVDGYRLPPIMFTREEATAFLTAEKFVEKMTDASTAAQHRSAMYKIRAILKTSEKDLLESMDSSIEVLKSQIQRRVNNNNHIQTILNGIAAKKVLCIDYMAGYTQTKTNRHIEPIGIFYLDSYWHLIAYCRMRNDYRDFRLDRILGLTETDEVFEGNHPTLKDYIAQTASEHKLETVIIRVDDGVTNYINEQRYYHGFVSEKQFEGYREMTFLTISIQGFARWFMMFGDHAEVLSPAGLKDKIAEIAEGIIKRNTPVEV from the coding sequence ATGAACCGCATCGACCGCATATCTGCCATATTGATACAGCTGCAAACCCGCAGAGTTGTAAAAGCAAGCGATATAGCAGCAAGGTTTAACATCAGCCTGCGCACGGTTTACCGTGATGTGCGCTCGCTTGAAGAGGCCGGCGTGCCCATTATTGGCGAGGCGGGAGTAGGTTACTCATTGGTAGATGGTTACCGTTTGCCACCTATTATGTTTACCCGCGAAGAAGCCACGGCTTTTTTAACTGCTGAGAAGTTTGTAGAAAAAATGACCGACGCCTCTACCGCGGCGCAGCACCGCTCGGCTATGTATAAGATACGGGCTATACTAAAAACATCTGAAAAGGACCTGCTGGAAAGTATGGACAGCAGTATTGAGGTGCTAAAAAGCCAGATACAGCGCCGGGTAAACAACAATAACCACATACAAACGATATTAAATGGCATTGCTGCAAAAAAAGTGCTTTGTATCGATTACATGGCCGGTTATACCCAAACCAAAACTAACCGCCACATAGAGCCTATTGGTATTTTTTACCTGGATAGCTACTGGCACCTGATAGCCTATTGCCGAATGCGTAACGATTACCGCGACTTCAGGCTCGACCGGATATTGGGCCTTACCGAAACCGACGAGGTATTTGAAGGGAACCACCCGACACTTAAAGATTACATAGCGCAAACCGCGTCAGAGCATAAGCTGGAAACCGTTATAATACGGGTTGATGACGGGGTAACAAATTATATAAACGAGCAGCGCTATTACCATGGCTTTGTATCTGAAAAGCAGTTTGAGGGGTACCGCGAAATGACCTTCCTTACCATCTCTATACAAGGCTTTGCGCGCTGGTTTATGATGTTTGGCGACCACGCGGAAGTGTTAAGCCCGGCTGGTTTAAAAGATAAAATAGCGGAGATAGCGGAGGGTATCATAAAACGGAATACTCCTGTTGAAGTATAA
- a CDS encoding SRPBCC family protein translates to MDKLSLTTTVDIKAPAAEVWKGLTDPEVIKQYFFGTTVKSDWKAGSPITFSGEWEGKTYQDKGTIKEIIPGKYILYSYWSSMSGTEDKPENYANVSYGLAENDGVTTLTLTQDNIKDEASKEHSEKNWQMVFGGLKKILEK, encoded by the coding sequence ATGGATAAGCTATCGTTAACAACAACTGTTGATATTAAGGCACCTGCTGCCGAGGTTTGGAAGGGGTTAACAGACCCTGAGGTGATTAAGCAATATTTTTTTGGCACTACGGTAAAATCTGACTGGAAGGCAGGCAGCCCTATTACTTTTAGCGGCGAATGGGAAGGCAAAACCTACCAGGACAAGGGAACCATAAAGGAAATCATCCCCGGTAAATATATCTTATACAGTTATTGGAGCAGCATGAGCGGCACCGAGGATAAGCCCGAAAACTACGCTAATGTAAGCTACGGTTTAGCGGAAAATGATGGTGTTACCACACTTACCCTCACCCAGGATAATATAAAGGATGAAGCCTCGAAAGAGCATTCGGAAAAGAACTGGCAAATGGTATTTGGAGGTTTAAAAAAGATTTTAGAAAAATAA
- a CDS encoding GyrI-like domain-containing protein has protein sequence MDNEITHLPMFYVAGLAVRTINKDGRASRDIGSLWQKFTDGNMAEKLNEKEGNELYCVYTDYESDHNDYYNAILGCKVSSIEYLPEGFTGKAIPAGKYMVFTPAGEFPANIGDTWQYIWQSGIGRTYTADFDVYDVTGKAFEDIESKVYVAVD, from the coding sequence ATGGATAACGAAATAACGCACCTGCCTATGTTTTACGTGGCGGGCTTAGCCGTACGAACAATAAATAAAGACGGCCGGGCAAGCCGCGACATTGGGAGCCTTTGGCAAAAGTTTACCGATGGTAATATGGCCGAAAAGCTGAACGAAAAGGAGGGCAACGAACTGTATTGCGTTTATACCGACTACGAAAGCGATCACAACGATTACTATAACGCCATATTAGGCTGCAAGGTAAGTTCGATAGAATACCTTCCCGAAGGATTTACCGGCAAGGCTATCCCGGCTGGCAAATACATGGTATTTACGCCGGCTGGCGAGTTCCCTGCCAACATTGGCGATACCTGGCAATACATCTGGCAATCGGGTATCGGGCGTACCTACACCGCCGACTTTGATGTTTACGATGTTACCGGCAAAGCGTTTGAGGATATTGAATCGAAAGTATACGTAGCGGTAGATTGA
- a CDS encoding dihydroorotase gives MASILIKSATIVNEGRQTQADLFVKNGFIEKIGGNINVKADKEINAEGLHLLPGCIDDQVHFREPGLTHKGNIYSESRAAVAGGITSFMEMPNTVPNALTQQLLQDKYDIAARNSPANYSFFMGASNDNLDEVLRTDARNVCGIKVFMGSSTGNMLVDNPHTLENLFAQSPMLIATHCEDEATIKSNLAHYKQLLGDNIPVRLHPKIRSAEACYLSSSMAVELAKKHNTRLHILHISTAKETHLFSNDIPLADKRITAEACIHHLWFTDADYETKGNFIKWNPAVKTAEDRDEILKAVLDGRIDVIATDHAPHTLEEKAQPYLQAPSGGPLVQHALPAMLELYHQGKITLEQVAEKMAHNVATIFRVEKRGFIREGYWADLVLVNLNNPWQVNKDNILYKCGWSPFEGNTFKARVVSTIVSGNLAYEEGKLVSQQSGQRMTFER, from the coding sequence ATGGCAAGTATCCTTATTAAAAGCGCTACTATTGTAAATGAAGGAAGGCAAACCCAGGCCGACCTTTTTGTTAAAAACGGTTTTATTGAAAAGATCGGCGGCAATATTAATGTAAAGGCCGATAAAGAAATCAATGCCGAAGGCCTGCATTTGTTGCCTGGCTGTATTGACGACCAGGTGCATTTTCGCGAGCCGGGCCTTACGCATAAAGGGAACATCTATTCTGAATCGCGCGCGGCAGTTGCAGGTGGCATCACCTCTTTTATGGAGATGCCCAACACGGTACCAAACGCCTTAACACAACAATTGCTGCAGGATAAGTACGATATTGCCGCCCGGAATTCGCCTGCAAACTATTCCTTTTTTATGGGTGCCTCAAACGACAACCTGGACGAGGTTTTACGCACCGATGCGCGGAACGTTTGCGGTATTAAGGTTTTTATGGGTTCATCAACGGGCAATATGCTGGTAGATAACCCCCACACACTTGAAAACCTGTTTGCGCAATCGCCTATGCTGATAGCCACCCATTGCGAAGACGAGGCCACTATCAAAAGCAACCTGGCGCATTACAAGCAACTGCTTGGCGACAACATACCGGTAAGGCTGCACCCTAAAATACGCAGCGCCGAGGCTTGCTATCTTTCATCGTCAATGGCGGTTGAACTGGCTAAGAAACACAATACCCGGCTGCATATCCTGCATATATCTACCGCTAAAGAAACCCACTTGTTCAGTAACGATATCCCACTGGCCGACAAGCGCATAACCGCCGAAGCCTGCATACACCATTTATGGTTTACCGATGCCGACTACGAAACAAAGGGCAACTTTATTAAATGGAACCCTGCCGTTAAAACCGCGGAGGACAGAGATGAGATATTGAAAGCCGTGCTGGACGGCCGCATAGATGTGATAGCAACTGACCACGCACCGCACACCCTGGAAGAGAAAGCGCAACCTTACCTGCAGGCGCCAAGCGGCGGCCCGTTAGTGCAGCACGCCCTGCCGGCCATGCTTGAACTGTATCATCAGGGCAAAATAACACTGGAGCAGGTGGCCGAAAAAATGGCCCACAATGTGGCAACCATCTTCCGGGTAGAAAAGCGCGGCTTTATACGCGAAGGCTACTGGGCCGATCTGGTGCTGGTAAACCTGAACAACCCGTGGCAAGTGAACAAAGATAATATCCTTTATAAATGCGGCTGGTCGCCGTTTGAGGGTAACACCTTTAAGGCAAGGGTGGTGAGCACCATTGTATCTGGCAATTTGGCTTATGAAGAAGGTAAGCTGGTTAGCCAACAAAGCGGGCAACGGATGACGTTTGAGCGATAA
- a CDS encoding DEAD/DEAH box helicase yields the protein MAVPFEDFKFNRQILNAIADAGYTEATPIQQKAIPPILNGQDVMGIAQTGTGKTAAYVLPILMKLKYAQGENPRALIVSPTRELAMQIEENIKAFAVNTDLRVVVLYGGIGPKTQIENIKKGVDIIVATPGRFLDVYIAGHIVTKTINTLVLDEADKMMDMGFMPQINRILEVVPVKRQNLLFSATMSDKVQQLSYNFLEFPTIIEVTPQATTAETVDQQLYHVPNVKTKINLLKALLDKEGDIKKLMIFCKTRTAAEDVYKFLLRKFGEAEVKVLHANKGQNTRINSINSFKNDEVKILVATDVASRGIDVSDVSHVINFDVPVVIEDYVHRIGRTGRAYNSGVAITFAVPSEEYYINKIQKLIRQTIPVYNMPDEVFVEETPYAERQDQAREIDMQKRKEDPDFKGAFHEKKSLAQIKKFEAAKAKKQPNSANKKPAKTYGGAKRSDRKKRY from the coding sequence ATGGCTGTACCTTTCGAAGATTTTAAATTTAACCGGCAAATATTAAATGCTATTGCCGATGCCGGTTATACCGAGGCTACGCCTATACAGCAAAAAGCTATTCCGCCGATTTTAAACGGGCAGGATGTAATGGGTATTGCGCAAACCGGTACGGGTAAAACCGCGGCGTATGTATTGCCTATTTTAATGAAGCTTAAATATGCGCAAGGCGAAAACCCGCGCGCACTTATTGTATCGCCCACGCGTGAACTGGCTATGCAGATAGAAGAGAATATCAAGGCCTTTGCTGTAAATACCGATTTGCGTGTAGTGGTGCTTTATGGCGGCATTGGTCCTAAAACCCAGATAGAGAACATTAAAAAAGGGGTTGATATTATTGTGGCTACACCCGGGCGTTTCCTTGACGTTTATATAGCCGGGCACATTGTTACCAAAACCATTAATACCCTGGTATTGGATGAAGCCGATAAAATGATGGATATGGGCTTTATGCCGCAAATAAATCGAATTTTGGAGGTGGTGCCTGTAAAACGGCAGAACTTGCTTTTTTCGGCTACCATGTCTGATAAGGTACAGCAGCTTTCGTACAATTTCCTGGAGTTTCCTACGATTATCGAAGTTACCCCACAGGCAACTACCGCCGAAACGGTTGACCAGCAACTATACCACGTACCCAACGTTAAAACTAAAATAAACCTGCTTAAAGCCCTGCTTGATAAAGAGGGCGACATTAAAAAGTTAATGATATTTTGCAAGACACGCACCGCTGCCGAGGATGTTTACAAATTTTTGCTGCGCAAGTTTGGCGAAGCAGAAGTAAAGGTACTGCATGCCAACAAGGGGCAAAATACACGCATTAACTCCATTAATTCGTTTAAAAACGATGAGGTAAAAATACTGGTGGCTACCGATGTGGCATCACGCGGTATTGATGTAAGCGACGTTAGCCACGTTATAAACTTTGACGTGCCCGTAGTGATTGAAGATTATGTGCACCGTATAGGCCGCACGGGCAGGGCGTATAATTCGGGCGTGGCCATTACATTTGCCGTACCCTCTGAAGAATATTATATCAATAAGATCCAAAAGCTGATAAGGCAAACCATCCCGGTGTATAATATGCCCGATGAGGTATTTGTTGAAGAAACGCCTTATGCCGAGCGGCAAGATCAGGCCCGCGAAATAGATATGCAAAAGCGAAAGGAAGATCCTGATTTTAAGGGCGCCTTTCACGAGAAGAAATCGCTTGCGCAGATCAAGAAATTCGAGGCCGCGAAAGCCAAAAAACAACCTAACAGTGCTAACAAGAAACCAGCTAAAACCTATGGCGGAGCAAAACGATCTGACAGAAAAAAACGCTACTAA
- the gldC gene encoding gliding motility protein GldC, producing the protein MKTAEIKLTIQLDDNNIPENIMWESTDSKNKEALPVNAMMLSLWDKSYQNTLKIDLWTKDMPVDEMKRFFYETLQTMGDTFLRATGEKNIVEDLRDYCAHFADKMEIKK; encoded by the coding sequence ATGAAGACCGCTGAAATAAAGCTTACCATACAACTTGACGATAACAACATTCCCGAAAACATTATGTGGGAGTCAACCGATTCTAAAAACAAAGAGGCTTTGCCTGTAAACGCAATGATGTTATCGCTTTGGGATAAAAGTTATCAAAATACGCTGAAGATAGACCTGTGGACAAAAGATATGCCTGTAGATGAAATGAAACGCTTTTTTTACGAAACCCTGCAAACCATGGGCGATACCTTTTTACGGGCAACCGGCGAAAAGAATATCGTAGAAGATCTGCGCGATTACTGTGCCCACTTTGCCGATAAAATGGAGATAAAAAAATAA
- a CDS encoding response regulator: MFKLNFRNQVLAGFAISILLVLIVGVLSFKSIKQLEDDTVWVNHTQKVIRTTNNLMQLLIDGETGMRGYGATANKSFLDPYNEAVPRITESLNQLTELVADNPSQIRRVDSLKTIVNRQLVILKTNIETREAKGLDYMVANRMFFKGKGNMDSIRDINSRVVETENSLLAERKAASDKASREAIIVIAIGCGIFLLIVVIMFFYIQATFARQKKVEEEVRVANIELEKVLAENEAKNWLLTGSGNLNEKMQGQQSEKELANNILSEVSKYSNALTGTLYLYNENEEKLDLYASYAFTDPSALKQSIRISEGWIGQAASDEKAAIVKGKLNDKLLLSSSVLEDELVETFIVPFFFDKKLKGVIELGFREQVPEHIKEYILLMSNDIGIAVNTSQARTIMHDLFEETQQQAEELEAQQEEMRVTNEELMNKTEMLQASEEELRVQQEELRTINAELEEKASLLEEKNQAIEEARQSISIKANELETTGRYKSEFLANMSHELRTPLNSILVLARILKDNKPHNLSEDQIKYASVIFNAGNDLLTLINDILDLSKIESGKLDMQNEDIRVSDILADMQSLFAEVASNKHINYTTQLSDVPQTIYTDKVRVEQVLKNLLANAFKFTPEAGTISINAVAGPRENTISFKIKDSGIGIPAEKQKLIFEAFQQADGSTSRKYGGTGLGLSISRELALLLGGTITLSSEPGKGSEFVLTLPFKAKNAEPHENSLPTVETYQPTTFLETIVKKSSDPDHEPFVIIVEDDKNFANILQDYAQEHGFKSIVISEGTNAVEAIKEQQPDAVILDIMLPGKDGWQILKELKHDEATLHIPVHLMSAGEAAANRVRKEGAISFLKKPVSTEALDKLFGDIVANSDTRVTQILLVEDHKAQSQALKELMQSRGITVDAAFDGESAFRMLHETEYQCVILDLNLPDISGLDLLDKIKEVDKFASLPVIINTAMELDKTSVNRLMQYANAMVVKTSKSSDRLIDEVNLFLNKISESGIQPGANPGKIKTTTKGKETIKGKKVLIVDDDMRNIFALSSALESYDLNVVIANDGEEAIAKLEEITDIDIVLMDIMMPKMDGYEATRHIRKQNKWAKLPVIALTAKAMKDDREKCIAAGANDYITKPVDMDRLISLMQLWLDS, translated from the coding sequence ATGTTCAAGCTTAATTTTCGCAATCAGGTATTAGCTGGCTTTGCCATATCTATTCTGCTTGTATTAATTGTTGGCGTACTTTCCTTTAAAAGCATAAAGCAGTTAGAGGACGATACCGTTTGGGTTAACCACACACAAAAGGTTATAAGAACCACCAATAATTTAATGCAATTGCTTATCGATGGCGAAACGGGCATGCGCGGTTATGGTGCTACAGCTAATAAGAGCTTTCTTGACCCATATAACGAGGCAGTACCACGGATTACCGAAAGCCTGAACCAATTAACCGAGCTGGTGGCTGATAACCCATCGCAAATTAGAAGGGTTGATTCGCTGAAGACGATTGTAAACCGCCAGCTGGTTATCCTGAAAACAAATATCGAAACCCGCGAAGCCAAAGGGCTTGATTATATGGTGGCCAACCGCATGTTTTTTAAGGGTAAGGGTAACATGGATAGTATCCGCGATATCAACAGCCGCGTAGTAGAAACTGAAAACAGCCTGCTGGCCGAGCGCAAGGCGGCATCTGACAAGGCTTCCAGGGAGGCGATAATTGTAATTGCAATTGGCTGCGGCATATTCCTGCTTATTGTTGTGATCATGTTCTTTTACATACAGGCAACTTTTGCACGCCAGAAAAAAGTAGAAGAAGAAGTACGTGTTGCCAACATTGAACTGGAAAAGGTATTAGCCGAAAACGAGGCGAAAAACTGGCTGCTTACCGGTAGCGGCAACCTAAACGAAAAAATGCAGGGCCAGCAAAGCGAAAAAGAACTGGCAAATAATATCCTGTCAGAAGTTAGCAAATATTCAAATGCCCTTACCGGTACCCTGTATCTGTATAACGAGAATGAAGAGAAGCTTGACCTGTACGCGTCGTACGCCTTTACCGACCCAAGTGCACTGAAACAATCCATCCGTATATCCGAAGGTTGGATAGGCCAGGCCGCAAGTGACGAAAAGGCTGCTATAGTTAAAGGTAAACTTAATGATAAACTGCTGTTAAGCTCCTCTGTTTTAGAGGACGAACTGGTAGAAACCTTTATAGTACCCTTCTTTTTTGATAAAAAGCTAAAAGGCGTTATCGAACTTGGTTTCCGGGAACAGGTACCCGAGCATATAAAAGAATATATATTACTGATGTCAAACGATATTGGCATAGCGGTAAATACATCGCAGGCGCGCACCATTATGCACGACCTGTTTGAAGAAACCCAGCAACAGGCCGAAGAACTGGAAGCACAGCAGGAAGAAATGCGGGTTACCAACGAAGAACTGATGAACAAAACAGAAATGTTGCAGGCATCAGAAGAAGAGCTGCGTGTACAGCAGGAAGAGTTGCGAACCATTAACGCCGAACTGGAAGAAAAAGCAAGCCTGCTTGAAGAAAAGAACCAGGCCATTGAAGAGGCCCGCCAATCCATCAGCATTAAAGCGAACGAACTGGAAACCACAGGCAGGTACAAATCAGAGTTTTTGGCTAATATGAGCCACGAACTGCGCACCCCGCTAAACAGTATTTTGGTGCTGGCCCGTATTCTGAAAGACAACAAACCGCACAACCTGTCCGAAGATCAGATCAAATACGCAAGTGTTATATTCAATGCCGGCAACGACCTGCTTACGCTGATCAACGACATCCTCGACTTGTCGAAAATTGAATCGGGTAAGCTGGATATGCAAAACGAAGATATCCGTGTTAGCGATATCCTGGCCGATATGCAATCGCTTTTTGCCGAAGTTGCCAGCAACAAACACATCAATTATACCACCCAGCTATCAGATGTGCCGCAAACCATATACACTGATAAGGTAAGGGTAGAGCAGGTATTGAAAAATCTGCTGGCGAACGCGTTTAAGTTTACCCCCGAAGCTGGCACCATCAGTATAAACGCTGTTGCAGGCCCCCGCGAAAACACCATTAGCTTTAAAATAAAAGATTCGGGCATAGGCATCCCGGCCGAAAAGCAGAAGCTGATCTTCGAGGCGTTTCAACAGGCCGACGGTTCAACAAGCCGCAAATACGGCGGTACCGGGTTAGGATTGTCTATCAGTCGCGAACTGGCTTTACTGCTGGGCGGCACAATTACCCTTAGCAGCGAGCCGGGCAAGGGCAGCGAGTTTGTGCTTACCCTTCCTTTTAAGGCTAAAAATGCCGAACCGCACGAAAACAGCCTGCCGACAGTGGAAACTTATCAGCCGACCACCTTCCTGGAAACGATAGTTAAAAAATCTTCTGACCCAGACCACGAGCCCTTTGTGATCATTGTTGAGGACGATAAAAACTTTGCCAACATCCTGCAGGATTACGCTCAGGAGCATGGATTTAAATCTATAGTGATAAGCGAAGGCACCAACGCTGTTGAAGCCATTAAGGAGCAGCAGCCCGATGCAGTCATCCTGGATATCATGCTGCCGGGCAAGGATGGCTGGCAGATATTGAAAGAATTAAAGCACGATGAGGCGACTTTGCATATCCCTGTGCATTTAATGTCGGCCGGCGAAGCCGCCGCAAACCGTGTACGTAAAGAAGGCGCAATCAGCTTTTTGAAAAAGCCGGTAAGCACCGAAGCCCTTGATAAGCTGTTTGGTGATATTGTTGCCAACAGCGATACCCGTGTTACGCAAATATTGTTGGTAGAAGACCATAAGGCGCAAAGTCAGGCGCTTAAAGAGTTGATGCAGAGCCGCGGTATAACCGTAGATGCCGCGTTTGACGGCGAGTCGGCATTCCGGATGCTGCACGAGACCGAATACCAGTGCGTTATACTTGACCTTAACCTGCCTGATATATCCGGGCTTGACCTGTTAGACAAGATCAAAGAGGTTGATAAATTTGCTTCCCTGCCGGTTATCATCAATACGGCTATGGAACTTGATAAAACATCGGTAAACAGGCTGATGCAGTATGCCAATGCCATGGTGGTAAAAACCAGCAAATCATCAGACAGGCTGATAGACGAAGTAAACCTGTTTTTGAACAAGATAAGCGAATCGGGCATTCAGCCCGGAGCAAACCCGGGTAAAATTAAAACCACCACCAAAGGTAAAGAAACCATTAAAGGCAAAAAGGTGCTTATTGTTGATGACGATATGCGCAACATCTTCGCCCTAAGCAGCGCCCTTGAAAGTTATGACCTTAACGTGGTGATTGCTAACGACGGAGAAGAGGCTATAGCGAAGCTGGAAGAGATAACCGATATTGATATTGTGCTGATGGATATCATGATGCCGAAAATGGATGGTTACGAAGCCACAAGGCATATTCGTAAACAAAACAAATGGGCTAAGCTTCCTGTTATTGCGTTAACCGCAAAGGCCATGAAGGATGACCGTGAAAAATGCATAGCAGCCGGCGCTAACGATTATATTACTAAACCGGTTGATATGGATAGGCTGATATCCTTAATGCAGTTGTGGCTGGATAGCTAA